The Streptobacillus felis genomic interval TAATATCTACAAACTTTGCATTTGTTACTATTTCATCTATAATACCTAAATCATCTATTTCTTTTATTCTATTTCTTTCTTGAATTACACCTTTTTCTACACCTTCATTTAATATTTCATTATAAATATTAGGGTATTTTTCTAATAATTCTTCTTTAGTCATTATTACTTCCTCCTTGTTTTTAATATTTTTAGTTTTATTAAAAACTAAATTATTTGAAATTATACAATTATCTTTTATTTCTAAATCTATATCATCATCAACTATCTC includes:
- a CDS encoding ATP-dependent Clp protease proteolytic subunit, whose product is MKDNIIETYLSKTKLSKEELSDLMDKETWLNSEEAKKYGFIDEIVDDDIDLEIKDNCIISNNLVFNKTKNIKNKEEVIMTKEELLEKYPNIYNEILNEGVEKGVIQERNRIKEIDDLGIIDEIVTNAKFVDI